Proteins encoded in a region of the Sphaeramia orbicularis unplaced genomic scaffold, fSphaOr1.1, whole genome shotgun sequence genome:
- the LOC115416819 gene encoding probable E3 ubiquitin-protein ligase HECTD2 — protein sequence CLWVFFVKTLLCVAWFQLLRPEEVEMLVCGNPDIDMSALQKGAQYEGYGKTDNTVRCFWDVVLSFPLELQKKLLHFTTGSDRVPVGGMADLNFKISKIDVPTDWLPISHTCFNQICLPPYRTRKELKHKLTIAISNAEGFGLE from the exons CGTGTTTGTGGGTGTTCTTTGTAAAGACGCTGCTGTGTGTCGCATGGTTTCAGCTGCTGCGACCGGAGGAGGTGGAGATGTTGGTGTGTGGAAACCCAGACATCGACATGAGCGCTCTGCAGAAAGGAGCGCAGTACGAAGGCTACGGCAAGACCGACAACACCGTCAG GTGCTTCTGGGACGTGGTGTTGTCCTTCCCTCTGGAGCTGCAGAAGAAGCTGCTTCACTTCACCACAGGAAGTGACCGCGTCCCCGTTGGAGGAATGGCCGACCTCAACTTCAAAATCTCCAAGATCGACGTCCCGACAGACTG GTTGCCTATCTCTCACACCTGTTTCAATCAGATCTGTCTGCCTCCGTATCGAACCAGGAAGGAGCTCAAACACAAACTGACCATCGCCATCTCCAACGCAGAGGGCTTCGGCCTGGAGTGA